In Spirosoma aureum, a single genomic region encodes these proteins:
- a CDS encoding aminoglycoside phosphotransferase/kinase family protein produces the protein MRLVDYPTIIKKAWASFDPSVQIDTITDISAKVSTNHVFKVTFEDGDSIIAKLSYFGKYEHFVEDHRIIHALSNNLLYPFENVLAKSLVRDGQVYTYRHKDGFVDAWVVFYNPIRSQYKLPRRLEEHHIRKLGNQIAKFHKACSRVSTVLPNSSKTLRSDVWDLLDLLETEAGQYEHRMHVDELKRQCNLFLENRQKLVAKTVETMPVFVDWNIGNFSVTDNLELYSRWDYDWFRISYRVMDFYFFSRVVSNVGDRTVFSYVIGPLMEDRFMLFLQEYHKVYPLTENEIRFLPEAYRFFILNYVIKYGRYFFHRTYATKLQREAYQLYFPSIEKFDAEKILKALGI, from the coding sequence ATGCGTCTAGTCGATTACCCCACAATTATTAAAAAAGCTTGGGCCAGCTTCGATCCGTCGGTACAGATTGATACCATTACGGACATAAGTGCCAAGGTTTCTACAAATCACGTTTTCAAAGTTACGTTTGAAGATGGCGACAGTATCATTGCCAAACTCTCCTACTTTGGCAAGTATGAACACTTTGTAGAAGATCACCGCATTATCCACGCTCTCTCCAATAATCTACTCTATCCTTTTGAGAATGTACTGGCCAAATCGCTGGTACGTGATGGTCAGGTTTATACTTACCGGCATAAAGATGGTTTTGTGGATGCATGGGTTGTGTTTTATAATCCGATCCGAAGCCAATATAAGTTACCCCGGCGGCTGGAAGAACACCATATCCGAAAGCTTGGTAATCAGATCGCCAAGTTTCACAAAGCCTGTTCCCGCGTAAGTACGGTTCTGCCCAACTCGTCGAAAACGTTACGTTCCGATGTTTGGGACTTACTTGATTTGCTGGAAACGGAGGCTGGCCAGTATGAGCATCGGATGCATGTCGACGAACTAAAACGACAATGTAATCTCTTTCTGGAAAACCGGCAGAAACTGGTTGCCAAAACGGTTGAAACCATGCCTGTTTTTGTAGACTGGAACATCGGCAATTTCTCGGTAACCGACAACCTTGAGCTATATTCCCGCTGGGATTACGACTGGTTTCGGATCAGCTATCGAGTGATGGATTTTTATTTCTTCAGCCGGGTCGTTTCCAACGTCGGTGATCGAACCGTGTTCAGCTACGTCATAGGTCCACTGATGGAAGACCGCTTCATGCTGTTTTTGCAAGAGTATCATAAGGTTTATCCGCTGACAGAGAATGAAATACGCTTCCTGCCCGAAGCCTATCGCTTTTTCATCTTAAATTACGTCATTAAATACGGGCGGTATTTTTTCCATCGTACGTATGCCACCAAACTCCAGCGCGAAGCCTACCAACTCTATTTTCCCTCTATTGAAAAATTTGACGCGGAGAAAATCCTGAAAGCGCTGGGAATATGA
- a CDS encoding glutamine synthetase family protein, with the protein MNQQDIISFIEQNDIKKIKFAFADIDGVLRGKIIGRQKFLDGLADGYGFCDVVWGWDSSDTPYDNGRTTGWHSGYPDAPVRLDLATFRQVPWEDGIPFFLADFSADGNGKPDSDLAACPRSLLKRIAHDCRKMGFHAEYSQEFEWFNFRETPQSLQQKDFRNLEPLTPGMFGYSILRPSLESAFYHDLFDLLGEFDIPLEGLHTETGPGVYEAAIMHDEVLKAADKAILFKTAVREIAYRHELVATFMAKWNADLPGCSGHIHQSLWNPEQTKNLFYDPAQPNCMSELMRQFIAGQLHCLPHITPMFAPTINSYKRLVEGAWAPTTVTWSVDNRTTALRVLNRTEAYTRVEHRVSGSDSNPYLAIAAALASGLYGIRHQLTLDIPASVGNGYADKKHGVLPANLSEATRAMANSPIASELFGPEFVDHFTRTRDWEWRQYVSQVSDWELKRYFEII; encoded by the coding sequence ATGAATCAGCAAGACATTATTTCCTTCATCGAACAAAACGATATAAAAAAAATCAAATTCGCCTTTGCCGACATCGACGGTGTACTTCGGGGCAAAATCATTGGCCGACAAAAATTTCTGGATGGGCTGGCTGATGGTTACGGATTTTGTGATGTTGTCTGGGGCTGGGATTCATCCGATACGCCCTACGACAACGGACGCACAACCGGCTGGCATTCTGGCTATCCTGACGCTCCGGTCCGGCTCGATCTGGCTACGTTCCGGCAGGTTCCCTGGGAGGATGGAATCCCATTTTTTCTGGCCGACTTTAGTGCCGATGGCAACGGCAAACCGGATAGCGATTTAGCGGCCTGCCCTCGATCGTTACTGAAACGGATTGCTCACGATTGCCGTAAAATGGGCTTTCATGCCGAATATTCACAAGAATTTGAGTGGTTTAACTTTCGGGAAACTCCGCAGAGCCTGCAACAAAAAGATTTCCGGAATTTAGAACCACTAACGCCGGGCATGTTTGGCTATTCGATCCTGAGGCCTTCACTCGAAAGTGCTTTTTATCATGACCTGTTCGATCTGCTGGGCGAGTTCGATATACCGCTCGAAGGGCTCCATACGGAAACCGGACCGGGCGTATACGAAGCGGCTATCATGCACGATGAAGTTCTCAAAGCGGCCGATAAAGCTATTTTATTCAAAACAGCCGTTCGGGAAATTGCTTATCGACACGAGCTTGTTGCTACGTTCATGGCCAAATGGAATGCCGATCTACCCGGTTGCAGCGGCCACATCCACCAAAGTCTCTGGAATCCGGAACAAACCAAAAATCTGTTCTACGATCCGGCCCAGCCAAACTGCATGAGCGAGCTGATGCGTCAGTTCATTGCTGGCCAGTTGCATTGTCTGCCACACATAACACCCATGTTTGCACCGACCATAAACAGCTATAAACGGCTGGTAGAAGGTGCCTGGGCACCAACAACAGTAACCTGGTCGGTCGATAACCGGACAACGGCACTGCGGGTGCTGAACCGAACAGAGGCCTATACCCGCGTTGAACACCGGGTTTCGGGCTCTGACTCAAACCCGTATCTGGCCATAGCAGCAGCATTGGCTTCTGGTTTATACGGTATCCGGCATCAACTAACGCTCGACATACCAGCCTCCGTGGGCAATGGATACGCCGATAAAAAACACGGTGTTCTACCGGCTAATTTATCAGAAGCCACCCGAGCTATGGCAAATTCACCCATTGCATCTGAACTGTTTGGTCCTGAATTTGTTGACCATTTCACCCGTACACGCGACTGGGAGTGGCGGCAATATGTCAGCCAGGTCAGTGATTGGGAATTAAAACGATATTTCGAAATTATTTAA
- a CDS encoding NupC/NupG family nucleoside CNT transporter, translating to MDRFTGLIGIVLILGIAYALSDNRKSINYRTVGVGLALQFGLAVFVLKTDIGQQLFQGLGYYVDRLLQKANKGAEFVFSSLVRPDVLSKAFGPDNSFIFFFKVIPTIIFVAVLVNIFYHLGIMQRIVAVMAKAMKWLMGVSGAEALSNVASTFVGQVEAQIMIKPYLNGMTNSELLASMTGSFACIAGGVLAVYISLGVPAPYLLAASIMAAPGALVISKIVMPETQVSETQGTVKVEIKKTHANLLDAIAAGASEGLKVGFNVIAMLIGFIALIALIDSILFRIGFYIFSMDNLSLNLLLGKVFSLFAWAMGVPNKDIVAAGSLMGTKMVVNEFVAYLDLVKIKQTLEPKTIAIVSFALCGFANFSSIAIQVGGIGELAPSRRGDLARIGFKALICGTLASYMSATLAGLLL from the coding sequence ATGGATCGCTTCACCGGACTAATTGGTATTGTTTTAATTCTGGGCATTGCTTATGCTCTCTCCGACAACAGAAAATCAATAAACTACCGTACCGTCGGGGTTGGGCTTGCCCTTCAGTTCGGTTTGGCAGTTTTTGTACTAAAAACAGATATCGGGCAGCAACTCTTTCAGGGCCTGGGTTATTACGTAGACAGGCTTCTTCAAAAAGCCAATAAAGGCGCCGAGTTTGTCTTTTCCTCGCTCGTGAGGCCCGATGTTCTTAGTAAAGCCTTTGGCCCCGACAACAGCTTTATTTTCTTCTTCAAGGTTATTCCGACCATTATTTTTGTGGCCGTACTGGTCAATATTTTCTATCATTTAGGCATTATGCAGCGCATTGTGGCTGTAATGGCTAAAGCCATGAAGTGGCTCATGGGCGTTAGTGGAGCCGAAGCGTTATCGAACGTGGCCAGTACATTTGTCGGTCAGGTTGAAGCTCAAATCATGATCAAGCCGTACCTGAACGGAATGACCAATTCTGAACTACTGGCTTCCATGACAGGCTCGTTTGCCTGTATTGCAGGTGGTGTGCTGGCCGTTTATATTTCGCTTGGTGTTCCGGCCCCTTATCTGTTGGCAGCCAGCATTATGGCTGCGCCAGGCGCTTTGGTAATCAGTAAGATCGTGATGCCCGAAACGCAGGTATCGGAAACGCAGGGAACCGTAAAGGTCGAAATCAAAAAAACGCATGCGAACCTGCTCGATGCCATTGCTGCCGGAGCCAGTGAAGGACTAAAGGTGGGCTTCAACGTCATTGCCATGCTAATTGGCTTTATTGCCCTGATCGCCCTGATAGACAGCATTTTATTCCGGATAGGTTTCTATATTTTCAGCATGGACAACCTGAGCTTAAATCTTCTACTAGGTAAAGTATTTTCCCTATTTGCCTGGGCAATGGGTGTTCCGAATAAGGACATTGTGGCGGCAGGATCATTAATGGGCACTAAAATGGTGGTTAATGAATTCGTCGCTTATCTGGATTTGGTGAAAATTAAACAGACACTTGAGCCTAAAACAATCGCTATTGTGAGTTTTGCTCTTTGTGGATTTGCCAATTTCAGCTCAATTGCCATTCAGGTAGGCGGCATTGGCGAATTAGCTCCGTCGCGCCGGGGTGATCTGGCCAGAATTGGCTTCAAAGCCTTGATCTGTGGTACACTGGCAAGTTATATGTCGGCAACGCTCGCCGGTTTGCTGCTGTAA
- a CDS encoding Uma2 family endonuclease gives MESIRVHLPEDLRMNDDEFFRFCQDNPDLKFERRKNGDIVFMANTGGETGNYNFELSVDFGVWNRQVRFGKFFDSSTAFRLSDTSIMSPDISGIAQNRWDELNPEQRRKIVALCPDFILELRSPNDRLKDCFEKMEDWTANGCRLGWLIDLTNQITYIYRPNQERQEIVGLGQLSGEDVLPGFSLDLAALTA, from the coding sequence ATGGAATCAATACGGGTGCATTTGCCAGAAGATTTGCGGATGAACGATGATGAGTTCTTTCGCTTTTGCCAGGACAATCCCGACCTGAAGTTTGAGCGTCGAAAAAACGGCGATATTGTTTTTATGGCGAACACAGGCGGAGAGACAGGTAATTATAATTTTGAATTAAGTGTCGATTTTGGTGTATGGAATCGACAGGTAAGGTTCGGCAAGTTCTTTGATTCGTCAACCGCGTTTCGGCTTTCCGATACATCCATCATGTCGCCGGATATTTCGGGCATTGCCCAGAATCGATGGGATGAATTAAATCCCGAACAGCGCCGTAAAATTGTAGCCCTCTGCCCTGATTTTATCCTGGAATTACGCTCCCCCAACGACCGCCTGAAGGATTGCTTTGAAAAAATGGAGGACTGGACGGCAAACGGCTGCCGATTAGGCTGGCTCATTGATCTGACAAATCAAATCACGTACATCTACCGGCCTAATCAGGAACGGCAGGAAATTGTCGGATTAGGGCAATTATCCGGAGAGGACGTACTGCCCGGCTTCTCATTGGATTTAGCAGCATTGACTGCCTGA
- the ppk1 gene encoding polyphosphate kinase 1, translating into MRYSLNPNRTILGNIVSRFTHRQQDQATTVTDKMAKVSEKVSSVIDQSDYLSRDLSWLKFNERVLDQARRVEPPLQDRTLMERLKFLAISASNLDEFFMIRVGSLYNYLDYHKQRVDYSGLREVPFRKALYTTSQQFFRDQQAVFTDQLLPLFLENGLQLASYSDLTADEKTEATGYFDRAIYPTLTPMLYDYTHTFPVLLAKVLIFGVVTQNPDGANLQSLRSEDEDDRQRLSFVQIPANLPRFLSFEREDTIVFVPIEEIVRQNIKKLYRNVEILSVNLFRITRNGDFTLDENDDDEVDFLDEVRQKIKSRRLGRVTRVEVETDSNGQVASPWMMNLLKKRWEIDDLNIFESKTMLDFSAFWQIIGHPEFKDDMPRPHAPVPPLGLGRDKNDDIFEIIKQRDLLLHHPYNNFEPVLQLLEQAAEDPHVLAIKITVYRLAKRSRVTEALLKAAENGKHVSVLFEVKARFDEENNIREAQRLQKAGCFVIYGISRYKTHTKLLLVVRNEGSRVVRYAHMATGNYNEDTSKLYTDIGLLTTNETYTHDISEFFNVITGHSLPNEYQYLITAPRDMREQLLRLIRVEADNAQRGLPSGICIKVNSLEDKLVIDELYKASQAGVPIRLIVRSICCLRPHRTGLSENITVRSIVGDFLEHTRIYYFHNNGDPKIYGGSADVMVRSFDRRIESLFFLADHRVKQLAILILDYNLKDNVNSYELMEDGDFKKCQVPTGGQPFNLHQRFFEVTEKEALETRLFDPEIKPAEVAKIEEEYQEGAERAIANI; encoded by the coding sequence ATGCGTTATTCCCTTAATCCCAACCGTACGATACTGGGTAACATTGTTTCCCGTTTTACTCACCGTCAGCAAGATCAAGCCACGACAGTAACCGACAAAATGGCAAAGGTTAGCGAAAAAGTTAGTAGTGTCATTGATCAAAGTGACTACCTCAGCCGCGATTTAAGCTGGCTTAAATTCAATGAACGGGTGCTGGACCAGGCCCGACGTGTCGAACCTCCTCTTCAGGATCGGACGCTCATGGAACGATTGAAATTCCTCGCGATTTCAGCCTCGAATCTGGATGAGTTCTTTATGATCCGGGTTGGAAGTCTATACAACTACCTCGATTACCATAAACAGCGTGTCGATTATTCCGGTTTACGCGAAGTGCCCTTTCGGAAAGCATTATACACGACTTCCCAGCAGTTTTTCCGCGACCAGCAGGCTGTATTTACAGATCAGTTGTTGCCCCTGTTCCTCGAAAATGGTCTTCAGCTAGCCAGCTATAGCGACCTTACCGCCGACGAAAAAACGGAAGCGACAGGCTATTTCGATCGGGCAATCTATCCAACATTGACACCAATGCTCTACGACTATACGCACACGTTTCCGGTGCTGTTAGCTAAAGTGCTCATATTTGGTGTGGTGACGCAAAATCCGGACGGCGCTAACCTCCAGAGTCTGCGTTCAGAAGATGAAGATGATCGACAACGGTTATCGTTTGTGCAGATTCCGGCCAACCTGCCGCGCTTTCTGTCATTCGAGCGTGAGGATACTATTGTGTTCGTCCCAATTGAAGAAATCGTCAGACAAAATATAAAAAAGCTCTACCGTAACGTCGAAATTCTTTCCGTTAACCTATTTCGGATCACGCGTAACGGCGACTTTACGCTCGACGAAAACGATGATGATGAAGTCGATTTTCTGGACGAAGTACGGCAGAAAATCAAAAGTCGCCGGCTCGGTCGTGTAACCCGTGTGGAGGTTGAAACAGACAGCAACGGTCAGGTGGCTTCACCCTGGATGATGAACCTGCTCAAAAAGCGCTGGGAAATCGATGACCTGAATATTTTTGAGTCGAAGACAATGCTCGATTTTTCGGCCTTCTGGCAAATCATCGGCCATCCGGAATTCAAAGATGACATGCCTCGGCCTCATGCACCCGTTCCACCGCTGGGTCTCGGCCGCGACAAAAACGACGATATTTTTGAGATAATTAAACAGCGCGACTTACTACTTCATCACCCTTACAACAATTTCGAGCCCGTATTACAACTTCTCGAACAGGCTGCGGAAGATCCGCATGTACTGGCTATTAAAATTACCGTTTACCGGCTGGCCAAGCGATCACGCGTTACTGAAGCGCTGTTGAAAGCGGCTGAAAATGGCAAACACGTTTCGGTACTGTTTGAAGTGAAAGCGCGCTTCGATGAAGAGAATAATATTCGTGAAGCCCAGCGCCTGCAAAAAGCCGGATGCTTTGTGATTTATGGGATCAGCCGATATAAAACGCACACCAAACTTCTGCTGGTCGTACGCAATGAAGGCAGCCGTGTAGTACGCTATGCCCATATGGCCACTGGTAATTACAATGAAGATACATCGAAGTTATATACGGACATTGGCCTCCTGACAACCAATGAGACCTATACGCACGATATCTCCGAGTTTTTTAACGTTATAACGGGCCATTCCCTGCCCAACGAATACCAGTACCTCATTACGGCTCCCCGCGACATGCGCGAACAGTTACTTCGATTGATCAGGGTCGAAGCTGATAACGCCCAGCGTGGTTTACCGAGTGGTATCTGTATAAAGGTCAATTCGCTGGAAGACAAACTGGTGATCGACGAATTGTACAAAGCGTCGCAGGCAGGCGTTCCTATTCGACTCATTGTCAGAAGTATTTGCTGTTTACGTCCCCACCGAACCGGCCTCAGTGAGAACATTACGGTTCGGTCGATCGTTGGCGATTTTCTGGAACATACCCGGATTTATTATTTTCATAATAACGGTGATCCAAAGATATACGGTGGTAGCGCCGACGTAATGGTACGGAGTTTTGATCGGCGGATTGAATCGCTGTTTTTCCTGGCCGACCATCGTGTGAAGCAGTTAGCGATCCTAATTCTGGACTATAACCTGAAAGATAACGTCAATTCGTATGAATTGATGGAAGATGGCGACTTTAAAAAATGCCAAGTACCCACTGGTGGCCAACCCTTTAATCTACACCAGCGCTTCTTTGAGGTAACTGAGAAGGAAGCGCTGGAAACGCGTCTATTCGACCCGGAGATTAAACCTGCCGAAGTGGCCAAGATTGAAGAAGAATACCAGGAAGGAGCTGAACGCGCCATTGCCAATATTTAG
- the gyrB gene encoding DNA topoisomerase (ATP-hydrolyzing) subunit B, which yields MTNELIEADAPVETALGNYGADNIQVLEGLEAVRKRPSMYIGDVGTRGLHHLIWEVVDNSIDEALAGYCDKITVAINPDNSVTVQDNGRGIPTGINTKMGKSALEIAMTILHAGGKFDKDTYKVSGGLHGVGVSCVNALSTDVRVEVHREGKIFEQEYKIGVPQYDVRVIGDATDTGTTTHFKPDASIFTDTVYKYDTVAGRLRELAYLNKGIHVFLKDLRELDEAGEPIRQDDFFSEGGLVEFVQYLDETRPALDGMKPIYMESTKGATPVQVALVYNYEAGENVLSYVNNINTHEGGTHVQGFRSALTRVLKNYADKNPGVLPKNSGKVAFSGEDFRKGLTAVISVKVQEPQFEGQTKTKLGNQEVVSAVSQTMADLLETWLEENPKTAAGIVKKVLVSAQARIAADLAYKRIMTERKDFMGGMGLPGKLADCSDTDPEKCELYLVEGDSAGGTAKQGRNRAFQAILPLRGKILNVEKAMEHKIYENEEIKNIWTALGVRLEKKDDETVMNLEKLRYHKIIIMTDADVDGSHIRTLILTLFYRNMKALIDNGYIYIAQPPLYLVKKGKEERYCWTEAQREVAVKELAGSGREENVGVQRYKGLGEMNAEQLWSTTMNPDTRSLKIVTVESAADADHVFSTLMGDEVAPRRDFIERNAKYARVDV from the coding sequence ATGACCAACGAACTGATTGAAGCAGATGCTCCCGTTGAAACCGCGCTAGGCAACTATGGTGCCGATAACATCCAGGTGTTAGAAGGTCTGGAAGCCGTTCGCAAACGTCCATCCATGTATATTGGCGACGTAGGTACGCGCGGCTTGCACCACCTCATCTGGGAAGTTGTTGATAACTCTATTGACGAGGCTTTAGCGGGCTACTGCGACAAGATAACAGTAGCAATTAATCCTGACAACTCGGTTACGGTACAGGATAATGGCCGGGGTATCCCAACAGGTATCAATACCAAAATGGGTAAGTCGGCACTCGAAATTGCCATGACGATATTACACGCCGGTGGTAAGTTCGATAAAGACACATATAAAGTATCCGGAGGTCTGCACGGCGTTGGTGTTTCCTGCGTAAATGCACTCTCGACCGACGTTCGTGTAGAAGTTCACCGCGAAGGCAAAATTTTTGAACAGGAATATAAAATTGGCGTCCCTCAGTACGATGTACGCGTCATTGGTGATGCCACCGATACAGGTACTACGACGCATTTCAAGCCTGACGCCAGCATTTTTACCGATACAGTATATAAGTACGACACAGTAGCCGGTCGACTGCGTGAACTGGCTTACCTGAACAAGGGTATTCACGTTTTCCTGAAAGATCTGCGGGAATTGGATGAAGCCGGTGAGCCTATCCGCCAGGACGATTTCTTTTCAGAAGGTGGTCTGGTCGAATTCGTGCAATATCTGGATGAAACCCGCCCTGCCCTTGATGGCATGAAGCCCATTTACATGGAGAGCACGAAAGGCGCTACTCCCGTACAGGTTGCTTTGGTGTATAATTACGAAGCAGGCGAAAATGTCCTGTCGTATGTCAACAACATCAATACACACGAAGGCGGTACACACGTACAGGGCTTCCGCTCGGCACTAACGCGAGTCTTGAAGAACTATGCCGACAAAAACCCCGGCGTATTGCCCAAGAATTCCGGAAAAGTAGCATTTAGTGGTGAAGACTTCCGCAAAGGACTCACCGCTGTTATCTCGGTGAAAGTTCAGGAGCCTCAATTTGAAGGGCAGACCAAAACCAAGCTGGGCAATCAGGAAGTAGTCAGTGCGGTTAGCCAGACAATGGCCGACCTGCTGGAAACCTGGCTGGAAGAAAACCCAAAGACGGCAGCCGGTATCGTGAAGAAAGTGCTTGTGTCGGCTCAGGCGCGGATTGCCGCTGATCTGGCCTACAAGCGTATCATGACCGAACGCAAGGACTTTATGGGTGGTATGGGTCTGCCCGGTAAGCTTGCCGACTGCTCCGACACCGATCCGGAAAAGTGTGAACTTTACCTCGTAGAGGGTGACTCCGCTGGTGGAACGGCCAAACAGGGCCGCAACCGGGCGTTTCAGGCGATTCTGCCACTGCGCGGTAAAATCCTGAACGTCGAGAAGGCAATGGAGCACAAGATCTACGAAAACGAAGAGATCAAGAATATATGGACGGCTCTCGGCGTGCGGCTCGAAAAGAAAGATGATGAAACGGTAATGAACCTGGAAAAGCTTCGCTACCACAAAATCATTATCATGACCGATGCCGACGTTGATGGTAGTCACATCCGGACACTGATCCTGACGCTTTTCTATCGCAACATGAAAGCGCTCATCGATAATGGCTATATCTATATTGCTCAGCCACCACTCTATCTTGTCAAAAAAGGCAAAGAAGAACGGTATTGCTGGACTGAAGCTCAGCGCGAAGTAGCCGTTAAAGAACTTGCCGGTAGCGGTCGAGAAGAAAACGTAGGTGTACAGCGTTATAAAGGTCTGGGTGAGATGAACGCCGAACAGCTCTGGAGCACGACGATGAACCCCGACACGCGAAGCCTCAAGATTGTGACCGTCGAGTCGGCCGCCGATGCTGATCACGTCTTTTCAACCCTGATGGGCGATGAAGTTGCTCCCCGACGCGACTTCATCGAACGAAACGCTAAATATGCCCGAGTGGATGTTTAA
- a CDS encoding alanine dehydrogenase: MTGFEELAKQTALYPKEAPMAVKTSRNGLLIGLPKEVSLQENRIALTPEAVAILVRNGHNVIVEKGAGEKAKFSDTEYSEAGAQVAQSPQEVYEANLILKVEPLVESEFDHIKSGSTVISALNLPAHDRGYFEKINNKNLTAFGYEYIEDQAGNMLIIRSMSEIAGSTVMLIAGEYLSNADNGRGIILGGITGVPPTKVVMLGAGTVTEYAVRTALGMGSDVKVFDKHLYKLQRLKYSVGQHVYTSIIDSDTLAEAIQRADVVIGAMRAEDGLSPIVVTEEMISRMKPGSVIIDVSIDQGGNFETSRMTTHKHPTFKHMGVIHYCVPNIAARVAYTASMALSNIFLPFLLETGTTGGIEQMMYANRWFMKGVYAHKGTLTNAYIARKFNMRFKDLDLLLAARF; encoded by the coding sequence GTGACTGGATTCGAGGAATTGGCTAAGCAAACAGCCTTATATCCCAAAGAAGCTCCGATGGCCGTAAAGACCAGTCGGAACGGTTTACTTATCGGTCTGCCGAAAGAAGTATCACTTCAGGAGAACCGTATCGCACTCACGCCCGAAGCCGTGGCCATTCTGGTCCGTAACGGCCACAATGTAATCGTTGAAAAAGGAGCTGGCGAAAAAGCCAAATTCTCGGATACGGAATACAGTGAAGCCGGAGCACAAGTTGCGCAATCACCCCAGGAAGTATATGAGGCCAATCTGATTTTAAAAGTTGAACCACTCGTCGAGTCGGAGTTCGACCACATAAAATCAGGCAGTACGGTTATTTCAGCCCTGAATTTACCTGCTCACGACCGGGGTTATTTCGAAAAAATCAACAACAAAAACCTGACAGCGTTCGGGTATGAATACATTGAAGATCAGGCCGGCAATATGCTTATTATCCGCTCGATGAGCGAGATTGCAGGCAGTACCGTCATGTTGATTGCCGGTGAATACCTGAGCAACGCCGATAATGGGCGGGGCATTATTCTGGGTGGCATTACGGGAGTACCTCCCACCAAAGTAGTGATGCTCGGAGCCGGAACCGTTACCGAATATGCTGTCCGGACGGCCCTGGGTATGGGGTCCGACGTGAAGGTGTTCGACAAGCATCTGTACAAGCTTCAGCGGCTCAAATATTCCGTTGGCCAACACGTCTACACGTCTATTATCGACTCCGACACACTAGCGGAAGCCATTCAGCGCGCAGATGTGGTCATTGGTGCCATGCGGGCAGAAGATGGCCTAAGTCCGATTGTTGTAACCGAGGAGATGATTAGCCGCATGAAACCGGGTTCTGTGATCATCGACGTGTCAATCGATCAGGGCGGCAACTTCGAAACCTCACGAATGACGACCCATAAACACCCCACATTTAAGCACATGGGTGTCATCCACTACTGTGTACCCAATATTGCAGCACGCGTCGCCTACACGGCCAGCATGGCCCTCAGTAACATCTTTTTACCTTTTCTGCTTGAAACTGGTACTACGGGTGGTATTGAGCAGATGATGTATGCGAACCGTTGGTTCATGAAAGGTGTTTATGCTCATAAGGGAACGCTCACCAACGCCTACATCGCCCGGAAGTTCAACATGCGCTTCAAGGATTTGGACCTGTTGCTGGCAGCCCGATTTTAA
- the tsaE gene encoding tRNA (adenosine(37)-N6)-threonylcarbamoyltransferase complex ATPase subunit type 1 TsaE: MTLHFHRLDELDTVAHQLLAEGRKYSVWLFEGEMGAGKTTLIKALCRALGVVSMVQSPTFSIVNEYTTHEGRSVYHFDCYRLRNEAEALDIGIEEYFDSGDYCFIEWPERIESLWPATYYQIHLSADHVGRRTVETLSVD, translated from the coding sequence ATGACGTTACACTTTCATCGACTCGACGAATTAGATACGGTTGCTCATCAATTACTGGCCGAAGGACGAAAGTATTCGGTATGGCTGTTTGAAGGCGAGATGGGTGCTGGTAAAACAACACTGATTAAAGCACTTTGCCGGGCATTAGGTGTCGTCAGTATGGTACAAAGTCCAACCTTTTCGATTGTTAACGAGTATACAACGCACGAAGGCAGGTCGGTCTATCACTTCGATTGCTACCGACTCCGCAATGAAGCCGAAGCGCTGGACATTGGTATCGAAGAGTATTTTGATTCAGGTGATTATTGTTTCATTGAGTGGCCGGAACGCATCGAATCGCTGTGGCCTGCCACCTACTATCAGATCCATCTTTCAGCCGATCATGTCGGCCGCCGAACGGTGGAAACTTTATCAGTTGACTAG